Proteins co-encoded in one Cyprinus carpio isolate SPL01 chromosome B5, ASM1834038v1, whole genome shotgun sequence genomic window:
- the ungb gene encoding uracil-DNA glycosylase, which yields MQLSEEQLHQIEKNRRAALERLASRNVPVPVGESWRRQIGTEFTKPYFTKLMSFVTMERKCFTVYPSPEQVFYCTTLCAIEDVKVVILGQDPYHHPGQAHGLAFSVLRPKPPPPSLENIFTELKEDIVGFRHPGHGDLTEWAKQGVLLLNSVLTVRALQPTSHEGQGWEIFTDAVVLWLSRNLNGLVFLLWGSYAQRKGRMIDRKHHHVLETSHPSPYSAQLGFFGCRHFSKTNILLKASGKKPVDWKAL from the exons ATGCAGCTCAGTGAGGAACAGCTGCATCAGATAGAGAAGAACAGACGCGCCGCACTGGAACGACTGGCCAGCAGAAATGTACCTGTACCCGTTGGTGAAAGCTGGCGAAGACAAATCGGGACTGAATTTACAAaaccttattttacaaaa ctcatgTCTTTTGTTACAATGGAGAGGAAATGCTTTACTGTTTATCCCAGCCCTGAGCAGGTGTTTTATTGTACAACTTTGTGCGCAATTGAAGAT GTAAAAGTGGTCATTCTCGGGCAAGACCCCTATCACCATCCAGGTCAGGCTCATGGTTTGGCCTTCAGTGTGCTGAGGCCTAAACCTCCTCCTCCTAG tttggaAAACATATTTACGGAGTTGAAGGAAGATATTGTTGGCTTCAGACACCCAGGTCATGGAGACCTCACAGAATGGGCTAAACAGG GTGTTCTGCTGCTGAATTCTGTGTTGACAGTGAGGGCTCTTCAACCCACCTCTCATGAGGGTCAAGGCTGGGAGATCTTCACAGATGCTGTGGTGCTGTGGCTCAGCAGGAATCTCAACGGCTTGGTCTTTCTGCTTTGGGGCTCTTATGCTCAGAGGAAAGGCAGAATGATCGACAGA aaacatcatCATGTCCTTGAGACTTCACATCCATCACCGTACTCAGCACAATTAGGCTTCTTTGGATGTAGGCACTTCTCTAAAACTAACATTTTGCTTAAAGCATCAGGAAAGAAGCCAGTTGATTGGAAAGCTCTCTGA
- the LOC109073101 gene encoding synaptic vesicle 2-related protein-like produces the protein MSALKRSSQVAYKRWKDTNISFVTDDKSILTVHEEQPGTNEPSNEGVCTILEQDLGDSKIRSSGISETFTVEEAVEAIGFGKFQWKLSMLTGVAWMADAMEMMLLSIATPQLRCEWRLSSWKVASITAMVFIGMMISSSLWGNISDKYGRKVCLILCMLWSLHYGFLSAFAPTYSWILVLRGLVGFGLGGAPQSVTLYTEFLPMKSRGISVILLGVFWGLGAVFEVLLAMLVMPTLGWKWLLAFSTLPLVVFAASCCWLPESARFDVLRGREDKALDTLKCIAAANGSSVPKGRLIANTQTDRGRIRDLFIPEYRRTTLLVWFIWFCNAFSYYGIVLLTTELFQAGSACSATDNSNMEPRCSLECNYLTFHDYVDLLWTTLAEFPGILVTLWMIDRIGRRKSMAVCFLLFSVSILPLYACTQRTLLTVFIFIARACITGGWQVAYVYTPEVFPTATRAIGIGTGSGMARVGALITPFIAQVLLKSSIYLTLSVYLICCLLGTVASWFLPMETTGRSLQESTQSTMEQKNIERPQGSETTESSSNTCP, from the exons ATGAGTGCATTGAAAAGATCATCGCAAGTGGCTTACAAACGCTGGAAAGACACAAATATCAG ttttgtgaCAGATGATAAAAGCATCCTTACTGTTCATGAGGAGCAGCCTGGGACAAATGAGCCTAGCAATGAAGGAGTTTGCACTATTCTGGAGCAAGATTTGGGGGACAGCAAGATCAGAAGCTCTGGAATCTCAG AAACCTTCACTGTGGAAGAAGCAGTTGAGGCTATTGGTTTTGGAAAGTTTCAGTGGAAGCTGTCTATGCTAACAGGAGTTGCATGG ATGGCCGATGCTATGGAAATGATGCTCCTTAGTATTGCAACTCCTCAACTGCGCTGTGAGTGGAGGCTCTCCAGCTGGAAAGTGGCATCCATAACAGCG ATGGTGTTCATTGGAATGATGATTAGCTCCTCACTTTGGGGGAACATTTCAGACAAGTACGGCCGGAAAGTG TGTTTAATACTATGCATGCTGTGGTCATTGCACTATGGGTTTCTCAGTGCTTTCGCACCTACTTACAGCTGGATCTTAGTCTTGCGAGGCCTCGTGGGATTTGGCCTAGGAGGAGCCCCTCAGTC AGTGACATTATATACTGAATTCCTCCCGATGAAATCCAGAGGGATATCCGTAATCCTTTTAGGG GTGTTCTGGGGCTTGGGTGCTGTATTTGAAGTGTTACTGGCTATGTTGGTCATGCCCACATTAGGCTGGAAATGGCTGCTAGctttctccacccttcctctagTTGTCTTTGCTGCCTCCTGCTGT TGGTTACCCGAGAGTGCTAGATTTGATGTACTGAGAGGCAGAGAAGACAAGGCCCTGGACACTTTGAAATGTATAGCAGCAGCTAATGGGAGCTCTGTGCCTAAAGGAAGACTTATAGCCAACACACAG ACTGATCGTGGGAGGATTAGAGATCTTTTTATTCCAGAATACCGAAGAACAACACTCTTAGTCTGGTTTATCTG gttttgtaatgctttttcaTATTATGGTATTGTGCTGCTGACCACTGAGCTGTTCCAAGCAGGGTCTGCGTGTAGTG CCACCGACAACTCAAATATGGAACCTCGGTGCAGTTTGGAGTGCAATTATCTGACTTTTCATGATTATGTGGACCTTTTGTGGACCACCTTAGCAGAATTTCCAG GTATTCTGGTGACCCTGTGGATGATCGATCGAATTGGCAGGAGAAAAAGCATggcagtttgttttttattgttctcTGTGTCGATTTTGCCACTGTATGCCTGCACACAAAG GACACTTCTcacagtctttatttttattgctcGAGCCTGTATAACAGGGGGCTGGCAGGTTGCATATGTTTATACACCTGAG GTTTTCCCTACAGCAACCAGAGCTATTGGTATTGGTACAGGCAGTGGAATGGCTCGTGTTGGAGCTCTCATCACACCATTTATTGCTCAG GTCCTTCTGAAGTCATCCATTTACCTGACTCTGTCTGTGTATTTAATATGTTGCTTGCTTGGCACAGTGGCATCCTGGTTTTTGCCCATGGAAACAACAGGGCGGAGCCTTCAGGAATCAACTCAAAGCACCATGGAACAAAAAAACATAGAAAGGCCACAAGGCTCTGAAACAACCGAGTCTTCCAGCAATACATGTCCTTAA